TAAGTCTACTGTGTTAATAAGGCCAATTAAAGGGAAATTACCTGTCTGGTTTATCAGTTCCATTCCCAGGTGGAACAATCACTTGAATAGAGTGTTTTGATATATTTTTATTGTCTGGTCAATAAAAAGCTTTGATATTATCGTATTTCAGAAAAATATCATGATTATTCATGCTGTACAATAGTTGTacaatacatttctatttaaTGTCGAAATACATTTTTCACTGGTGGATCagtaaataattttccacactgCATTTACTGATGCATCTGAGAAATGTGACTCATAGACAAATTAGTCATCACCGTGGAGACTTGAGTCAGTGCATCAGCAAAACTTGTTTCAAGCTTTGGTTCAGTTTTGAGTGAAAACTTTACCTGGGTTGTTTAAATGATACTGAATCTAATGATATACATCAACAAATGAAGCCTGTAGTTTGAAAACTTCTTGTACAGCTGGTATTTTGCAAGGCATGTGTAGAAGAGAACAGCAGGGGATGAGCATTGTAGGGGAAATAAATGTATGCTTTTTTTTACAAATCTTGATTATTTTCTCAAAACAGTTTACCAATAAAGCCTAGATATTCTAATTACCTCATCTTATTTGTCATTGCTATTAgtttgattatatatatatatatatatatatatatatatatatatatatattctgccacaaaaaaactattttttacAACTTGCATTCCATCCCTGTGGTAGTTGCTAACCATTGCTATGAATGCTAAAATGCCGATATTACTGAAACATATAACACTTGTTGGCATATCCCTCTGTACTGGCACAGATCTACTCTCATGAATCCTCTCAAGATCCCTCCCCCTTGACtcatgttgttctctctctcgttctctctctcgttctctctctctctcgttctctctctctctcgttctctctctctcgttctctcgttctctctctctcacacacacacagacagagagagagagaagggttggggagagagattgaTTCCTAATATGGTCAAGACGAAAAAAAAAGGTGAGACAGGTAATACCCCATACACCCCTTTCCCATTATGTAAATTAGCTGACGTCATGAGACTGACCTTTCTTATAAATTAAGCGATTCTTAACTACAGCATCATATAGCAATAGACGGTACAACGTTGTTGCAGAAAGCGTTTAAACAGGTGTAGCAGACATACCGTTGCTCGTTTGGTGAACTAGGAATCATTGGAGTGTGTAAACTGGTTGAACGAGCCGTAGCTGTGAGGAAGTGAGTACGCTTGTGTCGTTCAGGTGTTTACTCCATTTTTTTCCTCGGTTTTTCTCAAATTCAACTATGAAGATTTGGATTGCACTTCTTCTTGCGACTTTCGCAGTGGGTGCATCAGCTCAATGTAAGTTGCTTTTTAAAATAGGCATTTTTAACAAGGTAAATGTATTCTAATCATTTTGTTTTCTAACAGAAATACATATAGTAATGTTTACggtagccctgacctctagccaACTTTCAAAAGTTGGAGGCTGTTGGCTAAAATATGTAAATTTCGTGGGTAATTGTATTGCTCTCTGCTCTGAActgcctacatagacagccaggTCTAATCAAGCTTTTCGGTATAATAACACCGTTTGCTTAAATATTACAATGACGTAATTGTATGAATTTTAGTTACACTCAAACCATCAGTTTCGGTGCGCAATGAGCGGTCTGTTGTGTAACCGGTTCGAGTTCTCTACCGGTAGGCTTAATTACACCCTGCATGGGGATTCCTTTGTCACTTCGTTCTAGCATATAATGGCTATTTTTCTAGCAGACATGTCAATTACTTCACCGGTTAGCCTCATGTAGACTTGACGGGTTTAATTTGTCTTCCACAGGCACATGTGAGAGTTTCAAGTGGGCTACATGTGATGGCACCCCTTGTCAGTGTGGCGTTATGGTGGGAACTGGTGAGATGCAGAACCTGAACTGCTCTAAATGTAAGTACCTCATCAATAACAGGCCACGTTCATCTAATATTTGGAACTTTTTAAAGGTGCAGTCAAACATGATTTTTCTCTCGGTTAAAATGACAATGCAGTTGTAAGAGACGTTTGACAAGATGGCCTGACAATTCAGCCTGTTTTCAGTACATGGTGTTATTAATTGACCAATGAGTTCCAAACCTCTTTGCTGTTTCACTGTGGCTGGCaaccaataaatgttgcattaccacCATCTACTAGGTTATTACTATTTTATACTTTGTTTGGAGAAAAGGGGGATACCCTGCCATCTGACCCTACACATGAATAACCCACCACCCTATTCCACTATTTTAAACCTGTCTGGTCCAGCTCAGGCCAATGGCCTGGGAGGATGGGACACAACACACTAACTCTTCTGACCTATTTGCATATGCAGtcactaactctacctacatgtacgtattacctcgacaccggtatcccctgtatatagcctgctattgtttactgctgctctttatttgTTCTTatctcttttttgggggggggggtattttcttaactgcattgttggttaagggcttgtaagcatttcactaaggtctagtACAGCGGTTGTATTCGGCATGTGACAAATTTAGATTTCACCTCAAATCTCGTAcacccaaatacttctctgcagctgctaccagttgataaccattgctttGAATGCTAAAAAGCAAATCTTACTGAAGCGTATCCTTCTGTACTGGCACAGATTTACTCACAAATCCTCTCCGGATCCCTCCcccttgacacctgtaacaacgtaatgGATTTGGCACAAAAGCTTGTATGGGATAACTGAAATATCCTTGCATCACTTTGTCGGGCAATAACTCAACATCAACACTCAAAAGATCCGACAGACTTCCGTTTCACTGCTCACGCCACCCAGTCTGCATCGCACCAAACGACGAGCATCACAAACACTGGGAATATTCCCCTTCAGTTGGTCCACTTTTACATTTTATGGCTGCTCCAGTAATCAATCCTGTCAACTGCAGTAACCATTCCCTCTGACCGGCAGAAACGCAAGCAACTATCACAAGACTACTTCAGGTTACCTTCAGAATTCACAGCACCAACTCATTTTCAGCTACCCTGAAACCACATGTGGATCAGCTTAAAGGCAGGTGTCCACTTTCTCAAAACGTCACTCCTACTGTCACTAATCTTTATCAGTGCAAGCCTCGGGCTCTGAGAACTTCACCACACCCGCCACCTCTGATAATTTACCCTTATTCACTTTAATTTGACCTCTGACCTCGAGCCAGTGTGCGGCTTAACTTTCCACCatttgacaacccccccccccccccccccccgccgtcGTCAAACGATTCCTGCTTTCAAGACCTCTGCCAAGAAAGACTTTTCAGTTTTCACCACTCCCAGACCGTTGTAGCTatattcttgcttgagaaattgctctttccTAAGAAGCTATTTGTTTCTTTTGACCATTTAATTGAACACACTTGTTAGCcataaattatttgatattgcgATGACTGCATTGGACATTTTTATATACTTTCTGTTTCGAATACTGCAACAACAGTCTGTGTTCATGGGTAGAAAAGTGTCACTCCCTGGATGGTGCCATTTTCAATATTTATTATCCCTCTCCTGTCAGTGGTCCCCAAATGCTTCCTGATGAAGGCAGAGATGTACCGTGCTAGGAAAGGCCTGTCCACTCGTACCGGAGGAAAGCCAGACAAGACCGCCTTTGTGGACAACGATGGCATCTACGACCCAGACTGTGAGACCACTGGTGCTTTCCGGGCCAAGCAGTGCAATAACACTAAGGAGTGTTGGTGTGTCAACAGTGCTGGCGTGCGCAGAACCGACAAGGGAGACGAGAGCCTTCGGTGTGAGAAGTTGGTGGAGACCTAGTAAGTGCCTATCGTGTATTGTCATTTCTcatgcattttagaataaagggTCAGCATCATTCATGCGAGATGTGTTTTTGGCCTTGCCGTACAGCCTATGCTACACATGTGAACCATACATGCAGGATGAGTAAGTTGAGATGAAGGGTAGAGATGCCAAAGAGTGATAGGCTTCATCTCAATTCTGAAGCCTAGGCCATTGTACCAGGTATTTAAATCTAATCTACCCCCTGTCCCTTTCTCCTAGTTGGGTTCGCCTGGAGCTCAAGCACAAGCCAGTGAACAACGCTGTGGATGCTGCCAAGTTGCAGGCGTAAGTAGTTGTCTATTTTTCTAGAATTAATATTACAGCACTTGCAAATTGTTGCTGTGTGGAATAACTGAACTTTTGTCCTAATGCAGTGCCATAGCAACTGCCATCCAGAACCGTTACAGCTTTGACAAGACCTTTGTGAAGGAGGTGGAGTACGACCCTGAGGCTCGCCTGATCGTTGTCGATGTCAAGAAGGAGAAGGGAGACCGCAAGGCCGACCTGTCTCGTATGGCTTACTACATGGAGAAAGACGTAAGCCATGACCTCTCTTTGTTTTTGGGATTTCAGTAAAGTAACAAAGATGCCTTCtgacctcaatgggacttccCAGTTAAAATAAACTTTGTCAAAACCCAGATTAACCTGTGACTATTCCCAGGTTAAGGTGCTGCCACTGTTCAAGGACCAGGCTAAGTTTGAACCCAGTGTGGACGGTCAGAAGCTGGAGATGGAGGATATCTTGGTGTACTATGTAGACGAGGAGGGCCCCACTTTCACCATGAAGAGGCTGACCGGGGGAGTCATCGCCGTCATCGTGGTGGTCATCCTGGCCGTGGCCGCCGGACTGCTGGTCCTCTACCTTGCGAGGAGGCGAGAGCGGGGGTACAGCAAAGCAGAGGTGAGTGGTCCAATAGTTCTCATAGATTTTTAAGCGCTTGAAATGTATAAAGTGGTCATGGTTTTATTAATGCAACCCTCTCTATCATTACTAGTTTACGATCATCAAAACCATACCAACCTGTTGGAAAAAAACAATTGCCCCCTGATGCCTGATGTTTTGTTGCTTGTGTCTTTCAGCCCAGAGAGATGGAGGCCATGTAGACAAATATTAACCACAGAGCTGGTTCTACGCTGAAATATTAACACCTTGTATAGTGCCTTTTATATAACATTCTGTTTGCAATTGTGCTGTTTAATATTGTTACTTGAGGGATGCCGTTTTGTAAAGGATTGGTCAAATCTATTTagcactattactactacccaGCATTTTTATTTATGAGCTGTTGATTTAAATGTGTAACCTTTTGATTTAAATGATGTTTGAATGCTGTAGATCCCGCAAACTTGACTCTGGACATCGACGCCAgttccactttaataataaaatgtTCCACATTAGTCAGGGACTTAGACCTGGGGCACCAGGTAGGTGCAATTTTagtatcaggtagaacagaaccgGCAGGTTGTACGGTTTCATATGAACTTTgtgtttttgatttttttttttaataaagtaTGGATTTTAAAATGTATCCTATTTGTTTTTTAATATTTCTCAATTGCGTTTCTTCTTCAGCCAAGAGATTCAGCATTTGAGCCAGGTACTACTTTTTGTAAGGTGTCTCAATGGAAAATTACTGTGCAGAGTCAGATTAGAGGTGTGTGGTGTTTAcagacaccttagccaaatgcatataagttattcacaattcctgacattttaatcctagtaaaaattccgtcttaggtccgttaggatcgccactttattttaagaatgtgaaatgtcagaataataggagtgatttatttcagtttttatttctttcatcacattcccagtgggtcagaagtttacatgcactcaaatggtatttggtagcgttgcctttacattgtgtaacttgggtcaaacgtttcaggtagccttccccaacttcccacaataagttgggggctttttggcccattcctcctgacagagctggtgtacatgagtcagatttgtaggtcTTCATTCTCACACATGcatttcagttctgtccacattTTCTATGGGCAtgcggtcagggctttgtgagtgccactccaataccttgacttttgtCCTTAAGCTgttttcccacaactttggagttatgcttggggtcattgtccatttgcgaccaagatttaacttcctgacacttttgcttcaatatattttccttcatgatgccatctatttaagtgcaccagtccctcctgcagcaaagcaccctcgcaacatgatgctgccaccccggtgcttcacggttgggatggtgttcttcgg
This window of the Oncorhynchus clarkii lewisi isolate Uvic-CL-2024 chromosome 1, UVic_Ocla_1.0, whole genome shotgun sequence genome carries:
- the LOC139416839 gene encoding tumor-associated calcium signal transducer 2-like, yielding MKIWIALLLATFAVGASAQCTCESFKWATCDGTPCQCGVMVGTGEMQNLNCSKLVPKCFLMKAEMYRARKGLSTRTGGKPDKTAFVDNDGIYDPDCETTGAFRAKQCNNTKECWCVNSAGVRRTDKGDESLRCEKLVETYWVRLELKHKPVNNAVDAAKLQAAIATAIQNRYSFDKTFVKEVEYDPEARLIVVDVKKEKGDRKADLSRMAYYMEKDVKVLPLFKDQAKFEPSVDGQKLEMEDILVYYVDEEGPTFTMKRLTGGVIAVIVVVILAVAAGLLVLYLARRRERGYSKAEPREMEAM